A genome region from Bacteroides stercoris ATCC 43183 includes the following:
- the rho gene encoding transcription termination factor Rho, whose protein sequence is MYNIIQLNDKNLSELQAIAQELGIKKTDSLKKEELVYKILDEQAIAGATKKVAADKLKEERKGDKQKRSRVTVKKEAADKVFTANKNGELTKGKTEEAPAVQASVQAAEAAKEPAVAATPAAETEVPKRKPGRPRKVKQEAAPVAETPKTVPAETKVETTEPKKAEPKKVVAAPQPTPDESPVLPEAEDDFIPIEDLPTEKIELPSELIGKFEATKAETPVPATEQPQQRSRLRLRDNNTPYNNNRNNNNQRPAQQQQRPAQQQNNNENYVASERKPAIEREKAYEFDDILTGTGVLEIMQDGYGFLRSSDYNYLSSPDDIYVSQSQIKLFGLKTGDVVEGVIRPPKEGEKYFPLVKVSKINGRDPAFVRDRVPFEHLTPLFPDEKFKLCKGGYSDSLSARVVDLFAPIGKGQRALIVAQPKTGKTILMKDIANAIAANHPEVYMIMLLIDERPEEVTDMARTVNAEVIASTFDEPAERHVKIAGIVLEKAKRMVECGHDVVIFLDSITRLARAYNTVSPASGKVLSGGVDANALHKPKRFFGAARNIEGGGSLTILATALIDTGSKMDEVIFEEFKGTGNMELQLDRNLSNKRIFPAVNIVASSTRRDDLLQDKQTLDRMWILRKYLADMNPIEAMDFVKDRLEKTKDNDEFLMSMNG, encoded by the coding sequence ATGTATAATATCATTCAATTAAACGACAAAAATTTGTCGGAACTGCAAGCTATTGCCCAAGAATTGGGTATCAAAAAAACAGACTCTCTCAAAAAAGAAGAACTCGTTTACAAGATACTTGACGAACAAGCCATTGCTGGAGCAACCAAGAAAGTAGCAGCCGACAAATTAAAAGAAGAACGTAAAGGGGACAAGCAAAAACGTTCTCGCGTAACGGTCAAGAAAGAAGCAGCGGACAAGGTATTCACAGCCAATAAGAACGGTGAACTCACAAAAGGGAAAACCGAAGAAGCACCTGCCGTACAAGCTTCCGTACAAGCAGCAGAGGCGGCTAAAGAACCGGCCGTAGCCGCAACTCCCGCAGCAGAGACTGAAGTTCCCAAACGCAAACCGGGACGTCCTCGCAAAGTAAAACAAGAAGCGGCTCCCGTAGCGGAAACACCTAAAACCGTTCCGGCAGAAACTAAAGTAGAAACTACAGAGCCGAAAAAAGCAGAACCCAAGAAAGTTGTTGCAGCCCCCCAGCCTACACCGGATGAAAGTCCTGTCTTGCCGGAAGCAGAGGATGACTTTATCCCCATCGAGGATTTGCCAACCGAAAAAATAGAACTGCCGTCAGAGCTCATCGGCAAATTCGAAGCTACCAAAGCAGAAACTCCTGTTCCTGCAACAGAGCAACCGCAACAACGCTCCCGTCTTCGCCTCCGCGATAACAATACGCCATACAACAACAATCGTAACAATAACAACCAGCGTCCTGCACAACAGCAGCAACGTCCTGCACAACAACAGAACAACAATGAGAATTATGTTGCTTCCGAACGCAAGCCGGCAATAGAACGCGAAAAGGCGTACGAATTTGACGATATACTCACAGGAACCGGCGTATTGGAAATCATGCAGGACGGTTATGGATTCCTGCGCTCATCCGATTATAACTACCTTTCTTCTCCCGATGATATTTACGTTTCACAATCACAAATCAAGCTGTTCGGCCTGAAGACCGGTGATGTAGTGGAAGGTGTTATCCGTCCACCCAAGGAAGGAGAGAAATATTTCCCGCTGGTAAAAGTATCCAAGATTAACGGACGTGACCCGGCTTTTGTACGCGACCGTGTACCGTTCGAACATCTCACCCCGCTCTTCCCGGACGAGAAATTCAAACTTTGCAAAGGCGGATATTCCGACTCCCTGTCTGCCCGTGTAGTAGACCTCTTTGCGCCCATTGGTAAAGGCCAGCGCGCACTAATCGTAGCACAGCCCAAAACGGGTAAGACTATTCTGATGAAGGACATTGCCAACGCCATTGCAGCCAACCACCCGGAAGTGTACATGATTATGCTATTGATTGATGAACGTCCGGAAGAAGTTACCGACATGGCCCGTACCGTAAATGCAGAGGTTATTGCCTCTACTTTCGACGAACCGGCAGAACGTCACGTGAAAATAGCAGGCATTGTTTTGGAGAAGGCCAAAAGAATGGTAGAATGCGGACATGACGTTGTTATCTTCCTTGACTCCATAACACGTTTGGCACGTGCCTACAATACTGTTTCCCCGGCTTCGGGTAAAGTATTGTCCGGAGGTGTGGACGCCAACGCACTGCACAAGCCGAAACGCTTCTTCGGTGCTGCCCGCAACATTGAAGGCGGTGGTTCGCTGACCATCCTTGCTACGGCGCTTATAGATACCGGTTCCAAAATGGACGAAGTGATCTTTGAAGAGTTCAAAGGTACTGGTAATATGGAACTGCAACTCGACCGCAACCTGTCCAACAAGCGCATCTTCCCGGCTGTCAATATCGTTGCTTCCAGCACTCGTCGCGATGACTTGCTGCAAGACAAGCAAACGCTGGATCGCATGTGGATTCTCCGCAAGTATCTTGCCGATATGAACCCGATAGAGGCAATGGACTTCGTAAAAGACCGTTTGGAAAAAACCAAAGACAACGATGAATTCCTGATGAGCATGAACGGTTAA
- a CDS encoding 4Fe-4S binding protein: MNIYAVRLITFSPTHTSKQVGEAIVRGTGISDVARTDLTFHPAGKLEIPESTLTVITVPVYGGKVAPLGLERMKDVHASGAPAVLVAVYGNRAYEKALVELDAFASDRGFKVIAGATFVGEHSYSTQQNPIAAGRPDADDLQFAETFGAKIRTKIEAAADMDKLYAVDVNRIQRPRQAFFPLFRFLRKVVKLRKSGVPMPRIPAVDTELCNHCGYCVKHCPAGAIVKGDECSTDVEKCIRCCACVKGCPQKARTFDTPFAALLADCFKKQKENRIIL; encoded by the coding sequence ATGAATATATATGCAGTTCGTTTGATTACTTTTTCGCCTACCCATACCTCTAAACAAGTGGGCGAGGCGATTGTTCGCGGTACGGGCATTTCCGATGTTGCCCGGACAGACCTTACTTTCCACCCGGCCGGCAAATTGGAAATTCCTGAAAGCACCTTGACGGTGATAACCGTCCCCGTCTATGGCGGGAAGGTGGCACCCCTGGGATTGGAGCGGATGAAAGACGTTCATGCTTCCGGTGCTCCGGCGGTGCTGGTTGCTGTGTATGGTAACCGTGCCTATGAAAAAGCATTGGTGGAGTTGGACGCATTTGCATCGGACAGAGGATTTAAAGTGATTGCCGGTGCTACGTTTGTAGGCGAGCATTCGTACAGTACGCAGCAAAATCCCATAGCTGCAGGGCGGCCGGATGCAGATGACTTGCAGTTTGCAGAAACTTTCGGCGCTAAGATACGGACTAAAATCGAAGCGGCAGCCGACATGGATAAGCTCTATGCCGTTGACGTCAACCGTATTCAACGTCCCCGTCAGGCGTTTTTTCCGTTATTCCGTTTCTTGCGGAAGGTGGTGAAACTACGCAAAAGCGGAGTTCCTATGCCGCGCATTCCGGCTGTCGACACAGAACTTTGCAACCATTGCGGATACTGCGTGAAGCATTGTCCGGCAGGCGCCATCGTGAAAGGCGATGAGTGTAGTACCGATGTGGAAAAGTGTATTCGCTGCTGTGCTTGTGTAAAAGGGTGTCCGCAAAAGGCCCGTACTTTTGATACGCCGTTTGCCGCCTTGCTTGCCGATTGCTTTAAGAAGCAGAAGGAAAATAGGATTATCTTGTAA
- the tilS gene encoding tRNA lysidine(34) synthetase TilS translates to MEKEKVAQYINRKQLLQPTDKVLVALSGGADSVALLRLLQASGYDCEAAHCNFHLRGAESDRDEAFVRQLCVKQQVPLHTVHFDTARTAEERHISIEMAARELRYGWFEEIRQKINADAIAVAHHQDDSVETLLLNLIRGTGINGLRGIRPKNGHIVRPLLCLERKEIISYLNRIGQDYVTDSTNLQDEYTRNKIRLNLLPMMQEINPSVKESILNTAEHLDGASAIYKQGIDEGIKRVRTAEGICIERLMQEPAPATLLFEILYPLGFNTAQIRDIYRSLEGQPGKIFTSEHWCIVKDREYLLIEAHRHPIQPALAMEEHVFTPDFVIPRDKNTACFDADKLTHPLLLRPWRQGDSFIPFGMKGRKKVSDYMTDRKFSLLRKEQQWVLCCGEEIIWLIGERTDNRFRIGASTKRVLTVRLLPAGDSPVTP, encoded by the coding sequence ATGGAAAAGGAAAAAGTAGCACAATATATCAACCGGAAACAGCTTTTGCAACCGACAGACAAGGTACTTGTCGCCCTAAGCGGCGGTGCGGATTCCGTCGCTTTATTACGACTGTTGCAAGCGTCGGGCTACGACTGCGAAGCTGCGCACTGTAATTTTCACCTGCGAGGTGCAGAATCCGACAGAGATGAGGCATTTGTCCGCCAACTGTGCGTAAAACAACAAGTACCGCTACACACCGTCCACTTCGACACCGCGCGCACTGCCGAAGAACGGCACATCTCCATTGAAATGGCCGCACGCGAACTACGTTACGGATGGTTTGAGGAAATACGGCAGAAAATCAATGCCGACGCCATTGCCGTGGCCCATCACCAGGACGACAGCGTGGAAACCCTCCTGCTGAACCTGATACGTGGTACGGGCATCAACGGGTTACGGGGAATACGCCCCAAAAACGGGCACATCGTACGTCCGTTGCTTTGCCTGGAACGCAAAGAAATCATCAGTTATCTGAACCGCATAGGGCAGGATTACGTAACGGACAGCACCAATCTGCAGGATGAATACACTCGTAACAAAATACGCTTGAACCTGTTGCCCATGATGCAGGAAATCAACCCATCCGTCAAAGAAAGCATTCTCAACACCGCCGAGCATCTGGATGGCGCATCCGCCATATATAAACAAGGGATAGACGAAGGCATAAAACGGGTGCGGACAGCAGAGGGCATCTGCATCGAGAGACTGATGCAGGAACCGGCCCCCGCAACATTACTGTTTGAAATCCTATACCCGCTCGGCTTTAACACTGCCCAAATCAGAGACATATACCGTTCGCTGGAAGGACAGCCGGGAAAGATCTTCACTTCGGAACATTGGTGCATCGTGAAAGACCGCGAATATCTGCTGATTGAAGCACACCGACACCCCATACAACCCGCACTGGCAATGGAAGAACATGTCTTTACCCCGGACTTTGTCATTCCCCGCGACAAGAACACTGCCTGCTTTGATGCGGATAAACTGACACATCCTCTCCTTCTGCGCCCCTGGCGACAAGGGGACTCTTTTATTCCATTCGGCATGAAAGGCCGGAAAAAAGTAAGCGACTATATGACCGACCGGAAGTTCTCCCTTTTGCGCAAAGAGCAGCAATGGGTATTATGTTGCGGCGAAGAGATTATCTGGCTGATAGGTGAAAGAACGGACAACCGTTTCCGCATCGGTGCCTCTACAAAACGGGTACTCACAGTCCGGCTTCTTCCCGCCGGGGACAGTCCTGTCACACCCTGA
- the feoB gene encoding ferrous iron transport protein B encodes MRLSELKTGEKGVIVKVLGHGGFRKRIVEMGFIKGKTVEVLLNAPLKDPIKYKVMGYEISLRRQEAEMIEIVGEKEMCRESVQLDYHEGWSEDMRLDEEELKRIALGKRRTINVALVGNPNCGKTSLFNIASGSHEHVGNYSGVTVDAKEGYFDFQGYHFRIVDLPGTYSLSAYSPEEIYVRHHIINETPDIIINVVDSSNLERNLYLTTQLIDMNVRMVIALNMYDELEASGNTLDYVKLGQLFGVPMLPTISRTGKGIEQLFHIIIGIYEGGDFLDKKGKIRAEILNDLRNWHKEYVPDHDFGTHKEEKEHPAGFYRHIHINHGPELERSIEEVKRIISVNENIRYKYSTRFLAIKLLENDEDLEKTVQEFPNGKDIIEVRNREVQRLRNVINEDSEQAITDAKYGFIAGALRETYVDKQEDTARTTRVIDSIVTHRVWGYPIFFLFLYLMFEGTFILGDYPMQGIEWLVGALGSLVRDNMSEGPLKDLLVDGIIGGVGGVIVFLPNILILYFFISLMEDSGYMARAAFIMDKIMHKMGLHGKSFIPLIMGFGCNVPAIMASRTIENRKSRLVTMLINPLMSCSARLPIYLLLVGAFFPNNASLVLLIIYAIGILLAVVMARLFCRFLVKGDDTPFVMELPPYRIPTSKSIFRHTWEKGAQYLRKMGGIIMVASIVIWALGYYPDHDAYQDVAEQQENSYIGRIGKAVEPVIEPLGFDWKLGVGILSGVGAKELVVSTLGVLYADDAEADAVSLGERIPITPLVAFGYMVFVLIYFPCIATLAAIKGESGSWKWALFAAVYTTVLAWVVSFAIYQIGGLFG; translated from the coding sequence ATGCGTTTGTCCGAATTGAAAACCGGTGAGAAGGGAGTAATCGTTAAAGTGCTGGGACACGGAGGTTTCCGTAAGCGAATCGTGGAAATGGGATTTATCAAAGGGAAAACCGTTGAGGTGTTGCTGAACGCCCCTCTGAAAGACCCCATCAAGTATAAGGTGATGGGATATGAAATCTCTTTACGGCGTCAGGAAGCTGAGATGATTGAGATTGTCGGTGAAAAGGAAATGTGTCGGGAGTCCGTGCAGCTCGACTATCACGAGGGATGGAGCGAAGATATGCGTTTGGACGAAGAGGAACTGAAACGTATCGCTTTAGGAAAACGCCGCACCATCAATGTTGCTTTGGTGGGTAATCCCAATTGCGGCAAGACATCCCTTTTCAACATCGCCTCGGGTTCGCACGAGCATGTGGGTAATTACAGCGGTGTCACCGTAGATGCTAAAGAGGGGTATTTTGACTTTCAGGGGTATCATTTCCGCATCGTCGACTTGCCTGGCACTTATTCGCTTTCTGCCTATTCTCCCGAAGAGATTTATGTGCGCCATCACATCATCAACGAAACTCCGGATATCATTATTAATGTGGTGGACTCTTCCAATCTGGAACGGAACCTGTATCTCACCACCCAGTTGATTGACATGAACGTGCGCATGGTTATCGCGCTTAACATGTACGACGAACTGGAAGCAAGCGGGAACACGTTGGATTACGTAAAACTCGGTCAGTTGTTTGGCGTGCCGATGCTGCCTACCATCAGTCGCACCGGAAAAGGCATAGAACAGCTTTTCCATATTATCATCGGCATTTACGAGGGTGGTGATTTTCTGGATAAAAAAGGTAAGATACGTGCCGAAATCCTGAATGATTTGCGCAACTGGCACAAGGAGTATGTACCCGACCATGACTTCGGCACTCATAAGGAGGAGAAGGAGCATCCGGCAGGCTTTTACCGCCACATCCATATCAATCACGGGCCGGAATTGGAGCGGAGCATTGAAGAGGTGAAACGCATAATCAGTGTCAACGAGAATATACGGTATAAATACTCCACGCGCTTTCTTGCTATTAAGTTGCTGGAGAATGACGAGGATTTGGAGAAGACCGTACAGGAGTTTCCCAATGGGAAGGATATTATTGAAGTCCGTAACCGCGAAGTGCAACGCCTGCGTAATGTAATAAACGAAGATAGCGAGCAGGCCATTACAGATGCCAAATACGGTTTTATCGCCGGTGCGCTTCGCGAAACCTATGTGGACAAGCAAGAGGATACGGCACGTACAACGCGTGTGATAGATTCCATTGTGACACATCGAGTATGGGGGTATCCCATCTTTTTTCTGTTCCTGTATCTGATGTTTGAAGGAACATTCATCTTGGGAGATTATCCCATGCAGGGCATTGAATGGCTGGTAGGTGCGTTGGGCAGTCTGGTGCGTGACAACATGTCTGAAGGACCGCTGAAGGATTTGTTGGTGGACGGCATTATCGGCGGTGTAGGCGGGGTGATTGTCTTTTTGCCCAATATCTTGATTCTATATTTCTTCATATCTTTGATGGAGGATTCCGGATATATGGCGCGTGCCGCCTTTATCATGGATAAGATAATGCATAAGATGGGTCTGCACGGCAAGTCTTTTATCCCTCTGATTATGGGATTCGGTTGCAATGTACCGGCTATTATGGCCTCGCGTACTATTGAAAACCGGAAGAGCCGACTGGTGACCATGCTTATCAATCCGCTGATGTCGTGCAGTGCACGTTTGCCTATTTATTTGCTGTTGGTGGGGGCGTTTTTCCCGAACAATGCCAGTTTGGTATTGCTGATAATCTATGCTATCGGCATTTTACTGGCTGTGGTTATGGCACGACTTTTCTGTCGCTTTCTGGTAAAGGGAGATGACACGCCGTTTGTTATGGAGCTTCCTCCTTACCGCATACCGACGTCGAAGTCCATTTTTCGCCATACTTGGGAGAAAGGCGCGCAATATCTGCGCAAAATGGGAGGTATCATCATGGTGGCTTCCATTGTGATATGGGCGTTGGGGTATTATCCGGACCACGATGCATATCAGGATGTGGCCGAACAGCAGGAAAACTCGTATATCGGCAGAATAGGCAAGGCTGTTGAACCGGTGATAGAGCCGTTAGGCTTTGATTGGAAACTGGGTGTCGGTATCCTTTCCGGTGTAGGGGCCAAGGAACTGGTGGTAAGTACGCTGGGAGTTCTGTATGCAGATGATGCCGAAGCCGATGCGGTGAGCTTGGGCGAACGGATTCCGATTACTCCGTTGGTGGCTTTTGGCTATATGGTGTTTGTATTGATATATTTCCCGTGCATCGCCACCTTAGCGGCCATTAAAGGAGAATCGGGCAGTTGGAAATGGGCTTTGTTTGCAGCGGTGTACACTACTGTCCTTGCATGGGTGGTGTCCTTTGCAATTTATCAGATAGGGGGGCTGTTTGGATGA
- a CDS encoding transposase, which translates to MSISVLAERYGVKGQTLRKQYKEKISDYRNWDQLEHAHDYLLYPENIGEKLSLDETCLSNGDVYTILTNKAAKGRKGALVAIVRGVATDAVSGILRRLPHRKRLSVKTVTTDLSSAMMLTVRKVFPAAKLINDRFHVQQLMSEAVDQLRIRYRWKVLDAENQAIREHRQKKKETKSKAERERIGKWEPERMENGETLSQIVSRSKHIILKHWSKWNEQQKTRAAILFDKFPKLLEGYSLSMKLTDIFNKKSGLDEARLNLARWYNEVEKFDYMEFNKVLDTFSNHSTTIINYFEERLTNASAESFNAKIKAFRSQLRGVADLKFFMFRLARLYA; encoded by the coding sequence GTGAGCATCAGTGTGCTTGCGGAACGTTATGGCGTAAAAGGGCAGACTCTTCGTAAACAATACAAGGAGAAAATCAGTGATTACCGGAACTGGGATCAGCTCGAACATGCGCATGACTATCTCCTTTATCCTGAAAATATTGGAGAAAAGCTTTCTTTGGATGAAACTTGCCTGAGCAATGGAGATGTTTATACGATTCTGACCAATAAAGCAGCTAAAGGTCGTAAGGGTGCTTTAGTTGCAATAGTTCGTGGAGTGGCCACAGATGCGGTAAGCGGAATCTTGCGCAGGCTTCCGCACCGGAAACGGCTGTCTGTCAAGACTGTCACTACAGATTTATCTTCAGCCATGATGCTGACAGTCAGAAAGGTGTTTCCTGCCGCAAAGCTGATCAATGACCGTTTTCATGTACAGCAGCTCATGTCTGAAGCTGTTGACCAGTTAAGAATACGCTATCGGTGGAAAGTACTTGATGCGGAAAATCAGGCTATCAGGGAGCATCGCCAAAAGAAGAAAGAAACAAAGAGTAAGGCGGAAAGGGAAAGAATAGGGAAATGGGAACCTGAAAGAATGGAGAACGGAGAAACCCTGTCACAGATAGTAAGCAGAAGCAAGCACATTATACTGAAACACTGGAGCAAATGGAATGAACAGCAAAAGACCAGGGCTGCCATTCTCTTTGATAAATTCCCCAAGCTTCTGGAAGGATACAGCCTTAGCATGAAACTGACAGACATCTTCAACAAGAAGTCAGGTCTCGATGAAGCAAGGCTAAATCTCGCAAGATGGTACAATGAAGTGGAAAAGTTTGACTATATGGAGTTCAACAAGGTACTTGATACGTTTTCAAACCATAGTACGACCATCATAAATTATTTTGAAGAACGATTGACAAATGCTTCAGCGGAGTCGTTCAATGCTAAAATCAAAGCTTTTCGAAGCCAGTTAAGAGGGGTGGCTGATCTGAAATTCTTCATGTTCAGACTGGCTAGGCTATACGCTTAA
- a CDS encoding transposase family protein: MKPAQLLRAILPDVLIDNFDIVNFDKSADRFDIYLDEKKVQLKEDKINPDIISYGFGEYRTIQDYPIRGRATYLHVRKRKWLDKSSNEIFSYDWDLSEFDGTRLNSEFVSFLKEGD, from the coding sequence ATGAAACCCGCACAACTCCTTCGTGCCATCCTTCCGGATGTGCTTATAGACAACTTTGATATTGTCAATTTCGACAAGAGTGCTGACCGTTTTGATATTTATCTTGATGAAAAAAAAGTTCAACTAAAAGAAGATAAGATCAATCCGGATATCATATCCTATGGTTTTGGTGAGTATCGTACAATCCAAGACTATCCTATTCGTGGTCGCGCCACTTATCTCCATGTTCGTAAACGTAAATGGCTTGACAAATCTTCCAATGAAATCTTCAGTTATGACTGGGATTTATCCGAATTTGACGGTACACGGCTCAATTCTGAGTTCGTCTCTTTTTTAAAAGAAGGAGATTGA